ACTCGCCGCTGAGGGCGTGCGCTTCGAGAACGCCTACAGCCCGGTGCCGCTCACCCTTCCCACGCACTCGACACTCTTCACCGGCCAGTACCCTTTCACCACCGGGGTTCGCATCAACGGCGTTCACTATCTCGACGAAGCCGCGGTGACTCTCGCCGAGCAGTTCCGGGACCGCGATTTCGATACCGCGGCTTTCGTATCCGCCTATGTGCTGACCTCGAAGTTCGGGCTCGATCAGGGCTTCGACGAGTACGAGGACTCGCTCGACCTGGGTGACAACCTCTTTCGCTTCACCAGCGAGATCCGAGCCGATGAGACCTATCGGCGCTTCTCGGCCTGGCTGGCCGATTGGAAAACCAAGGAGCACAGCGGCCGGGCCAAGCCCCGCAGGTTCTTCTCCTGGATTCACTTCTACGATCCCCACCTGCCCTATGACCCGCCGGCTCCCTACGCGGAGCGGTTCCCGGAATCGCCCTACGACGGAGAGATCGCCTTCGTCGACTACCAGGTCGGCAAGATCCTCGCCAATCTCGAAGGGTCGGGGCTCCTCGACTCGACTCTGATCGTGGTCACCTCTGATCACGGCGAGGCCTTCGGCGAGCATGTCGAAGAGGGGCACGGCCTGC
The DNA window shown above is from bacterium and carries:
- a CDS encoding sulfatase, with the translated sequence MSRLRSLAAAALAAAAILPLLLVLSCRVAAPELDFSDHNLLLITIDTLRADRLGSYGYDHAETPNLDRLAAEGVRFENAYSPVPLTLPTHSTLFTGQYPFTTGVRINGVHYLDEAAVTLAEQFRDRDFDTAAFVSAYVLTSKFGLDQGFDEYEDSLDLGDNLFRFTSEIRADETYRRFSAWLADWKTKEHSGRAKPRRFFSWIHFYDPHLPYDPPAPYAERFPESPYDGEIAFVDYQVGKILANLEGSGLLDSTLIVVTSDHGEAFGEHVEEGHGLLTYNETLRVPLIVYAPEGLSGGRVIPDPVGIVEVAPTLAELCGLEPGDFDGGSLVPLLEGAERPEPSLYFESLAGVDAKNWAPRTGIL